A window of the Lactuca sativa cultivar Salinas chromosome 5, Lsat_Salinas_v11, whole genome shotgun sequence genome harbors these coding sequences:
- the LOC111907251 gene encoding uncharacterized protein LOC111907251 codes for MTTTDHRNLNSTTIHVMALDGIVNVNSLFTLGLFLGLAVNPADPNYTLVDSSSATTCLMSSSTAEKLVAFHVYSFSSFLFSSLIAFALKQAIRTAKDGDTRIQVSDDTIAHVNLRVLRAGILASATGSVSGCLFLTAALVDLVEIKLGKLGCSDWYGVAAVVPLVVLVPLALVFYICIVLHAFAT; via the coding sequence ATGACCACCACCGACCACCGTAACCTAAACAGCACCACCATCCACGTCATGGCATTAGACGGAATCGTGAACGTCAATTCCCTTTTCACACTCGGTCTCTTCCTTGGTCTTGCCGTTAACCCCGCCGACCCAAATTACACCCTCGTGGACTCCTCCTCCGCGACCACATGCCTCATGTCCTCCTCCACCGCCGAGAAGTTGGTCGCCTTCCATGTCTATTCTTTCAGTTCCTTCCTGTTCTCGAGCCTTATTGCTTTCGCGCTCAAACAAGCCATTAGAACAGCCAAAGATGGGGACACGCGGATTCAGGTGAGTGATGACACCATCGCTCATGTTAATTTGAGGGTCTTACGAGCTGGGATTTTGGCGTCGGCTACTGGATCGGTGTCTGGATGTTTGTTTTTGACTGCTGCGCTGGTTGATTTGGTTGAGATTAAGCTCGGAAAATTGGGTTGTTCCGATTGGTATGGTGTGGCTGCGGTTGTGCCGTTGGTAGTGTTGGTGCCTTTGGCTCTTGTTTTTTATATATGCATTGTGTTGCATGCATTCGCTACTTAG